A single window of Carassius auratus strain Wakin chromosome 9, ASM336829v1, whole genome shotgun sequence DNA harbors:
- the LOC113108179 gene encoding solute carrier family 15 member 2-like, whose product MGKKKDKDVDAEDHGIGQHSPKLCGTNYPVSIAFIVVNEFCERFSYYGMKAVLTLYFIHYLRWDKNLSTGVYHAFSSLCYFTPLLGAMIADSWLGKFKTVIYLSIVYVIGHVVKSVGAIPDVGDSTAHVVFSMLGLVLIAFGTGGIKPCVAAFGGDQFDEEHTEERTKFFSIFYMSINAGSVLSTIITPILRGDVKCFGGDCYALAFGVPAALMVIALVVFIAGSGLYKKSPSEGNILVRVCRCIGFAIRNRWKSSKNSPKRSHWLDWAEEKYSKRLIQEIKMVFRVLVLYIPLPMFWALFDQQGSRWTLQATRMNMDFGGGFIIKPDQMQMLNALLILVFIPIFDMGIYPLIGLCRIKLTPLRKMATGMILAALAFCAATVVEINVIKSVVEPPLAKESLVQVYNLMDSEVTVQFPGHTVLSDPLKSYEDPSGYTSLPLTGESQLYTVTVTHNGTEYQCGLTFTEWTAYSLFLHTAQPGDTVCKLVKDHIIKSETGDAYLRFINTHSENINITIGTDEFLAAANYGISQNISVPRGEYSGIVSKTNSNQYHIDLGLLDFGAFYTVILSKESNGLTFKKMEDIQANNIHIAWQIPQYVFITAGEVMFSITGLEFSYSQAPASMKSVLQAGWLMTVAFGNVIVLIVAEGAGMEQWTEFLLFAGLLVAVSIIFSIMAYFYTYVDPDQLDKIFEEDTDDEKVESSDRKKNEAVSLIDMPKQTNM is encoded by the exons ATGGGAAAAAAGAAGG ACAAAGATGTTGATGCAGAGGACCATGGAATAGGACAGCATTCACCG AAATTATGTGGCACTAACTACCCAGTTAGCATTGCCTTCATTGTGGTCAATGAGTTCTGTGAAAGATTCTCTTATTATGGAATGAaag CGGTGCTCACGCTTTACTTCATTCACTACCTACGTTGGGACAAGAATCTGTCTACAGGTGTGTACCACGCTTTCTCAAGCCTGTGTTACTTCACTCCGCTTCTGGGGGCCATGATAGCCGACTCATGGTTAGGGAAGTTCAA AACCGTGATCTATCTGTCAATAGTCTATGTGATTGGTCATGTGGTCAAGTCTGTGGGTGCCATTCCTGACGTGGGGGACAGCACTGCTCATGT AGTTTTCTCAATGCTTGGTCTGGTCCTCATAGCTTTTGGGACAGGAGGGATCAAACCATGTGTTGCAGCATTTGGTGGTGACCAGTTCGATGAAGAGCAT ACAGAAGAGAGGACAAAATTCTTCTCCATCTTTTACATGTCAATCAATGCTGGAAGTGTCTTGTCCACCATTATCACACCAATACTAAGAG GCGATGTGAAGTGCTTTGGAGGAGATTGCTACGCCCTGGCCTTTGGAGTTCCCGCAGCTTTAATGGTCATTGCCTTAG TGGTATTTATCGCTGGAAGTGGGCTGTATAAGAAAAGTCCTTCGGAAGGAAATATCCTGGTGCGTGTTTGCAGATGTATTGGG tttgcTATACGCAATCGATGGAAGAGTTCCAAAAATAGCCCAAAAAGGAGTCACTGGCTGGATTGGGCAGAAGAGAAGTACTCA AAGCGGCTCATCCAGGAAATTAAAATGGTGTTCAGGGTGCTGGTTCTTTACATTCCGTTGCCCATGTTTTGGGCTCTCTTTGACCAGCAG GGTTCCCGCTGGACCCTGCAAGCCACTCGAATGAACATGGATTTT GGTGGAGGCTTCATAATAAAGCCTGATCAAATGCAG ATGCTGAATGCTTTGCTGATTCTGGTGTTTATCCCGATCTTCGACATGGGCATATACCCGCTGATAGGGCTGTGTCGGATCAAACTCAC TCCACTGAGAAAGATGGCTACAGGCATGATCCTTGCTGCACTTGCATTCTGTGCTGCAACTGTCGTAGAAATCAACGTCATT AAATCTGTTGTGGAGCCACCTCTTGCCAAAGAAAGCCTGGTTCAGGTTTACAATCTTATGGATTCAGAGGTCACCGTGCAGTTTCCAGGACACACCGTCCTCTCAGATCCACTTAAATCATATGAG GATCCTTCGGGATACACAAGTCTTCCGCTTACTGGTGAATCCCAGCTCTACACAGTTACTGTCACTCACAATGGGACCGAATACCAGTGTGGACTCACGTTCACAGAATGGACTGCCTACAGTCTCTTCCTGCACACTGCACAACCCGGCGACACTGTATGCAAACTG GTGAAAGATCACATCATCAAATCTGAAACCGGGGATGCGTATCTAAG GTTTATCAATACTCACTCAGAGAATATCAACATAACTATTGGCACTGATGAATTTTTGGCGGCTGCCAATTATGGGATTTCTCAAAATATCAGTGTCCCTAGGGGAGA ATACAGTGGAATTGTAAGCAAAACAAACTCTAACCAATATCACATCGACCTGGGACTTCTTGATTTTGGTGCCTTCTATACTGTCATACTCTCAAAG GAAAGTAATGGTCTGACATTCAAAAAGATGGAGGATATCCAAGCCAACAATATTCACATCGCTTGGCAGATTCCACAGTACGTCTTCATCACTGCTGGAGAAGTCATGTTCTCCATCACTGGTTTGGAGTTCTCCTACTCACAG GCACCGGCAAGCATGAAGTCTGTTCTCCAGGCTGGATGGCTTATGACTGTGGCATTTGGAAATGTCATTGTACTGATTGTGGCAGAGGGGGCTGGGATGGAACAG TGGACCGAGTTCCTCCTTTTTGCTGGCCTTTTGGTGGCTGTCAGCATCATCTTCTCCATCATGGCCTATTTCTACACTTATGTGGATCCAGACCAGCTGGACAAGATTTTCGAAGAGGACACAGACGATGAGAAAGTGGAAAGTTCTGATAGGAAGAAAAATGAGGCCGTTTCCTTGATTGACATGCCGAAGCAAACCAATATGTAG
- the LOC113108180 gene encoding HSPB1-associated protein 1 homolog yields the protein MASKPFTPGETRRIVQFLQKPAVFLNMTTDWPALHWTVKHLSTCLTERLRFRIGKRTEDVAPLFETECFYIEATIKEFLSWTANEDQSLVGPFSDYHCKEFWAYADYKYIAQLFQDKPAMFQDVVWSDFGFSGRDGRDSTLWIGTQGANTPCHLDSYGCNLVFQIQGRKRWHLFPPDDSHCLYPTRIPYEESSVFSQVSVVQPDLKKFPAFRRARIHTVTLQPGQVLFVPRHWWHYVESVDPVTVSVNSWIEMDMDDEARVGEALTKTIVCALKGAPSLDNNDRWLNPTEDGVSSHDENMQYLNLAVKACMEKRRDDDTEGTASLAELGKRDSSGLLKTPTSLSFVVPFGPHLIPVNLAHKPTYTCPKDTSCYRYNELSRCQSTSQDEDEPRSDNELHQRSGLHAHQEAGSPETSGGGAGLHISTNDMLQFLVHPDVITLVTRLIMCRQRELHS from the exons ATGGCTTCAAAACCCTTTACCCCAGGAGAGACGAGGAGGATTGTCCAGTTTCTACAGAAACCTGCTGTGTTCCTGAACATGACCACAGACTGGCCAGCATTGCACTGGACTGTGAAGCACCTGTCAACTTGCCTTACAGAGAGGCTTCGATTCCGTATTGGGAAAAGGACTGAGGATgtgg CTCCTCTTTTCGAAACAGAGTGTTTCTACATTGAAGCAACCATTAAAGAGTTTCTGTCCTGGACTGCCAATGAAGATCAATCTCTTGTTGGGCCATTTTCTGACTATCACTGCAAAGAATTCTGGGCTTATGCTGATTACAAGTACATTGCCCAGCTTTTTCAGGATAAACCTGCCATGtttcag GATGTGGTGTGGTCCGACTTTGGCTTTTCTGGTCGAGATGGACGAGACAGCACACTTTGGATTGGGACGCAGGGTGCTAACACTCCTTGTCACCTTGACTCTTATGGATGCAATCTTGTCTTCCAGATCCAAGGCAG AAAACGCTGGCATCTCTTTCCTCCCGATGACTCACACTGTCTCTACCCAACACGTATACCATACGAGGAGTCCAGCGTGTTCAGCCAGGTCAGTGTCGTCCAGCCAGACCTGAAGAAGTTCCCAGCGTTCAGAAGAGCTCGAATCCACACCGTCACTCTGCAGCCTGGTCAG GTTCTGTTTGTCCCCAGACATTGGTGGCACTATGTGGAGTCAGTGGATCCAGTGACTGTCAGTGTGAACTCCTGGATTGAGATG GACATGGATGATGAAGCCAGAGTAGGAGAAGCTCTCACTAAGACGATTGTGTGTGCCCTAAAGGGTGCCCCCAGTTTAGACAACAATGACCGCTGGCTCAATCCTACTGAG GATGGGGTTTCTTCACATGATGAAAACATGCAGTATTTGAACCTAGCAGTAAAGGCTTGTATGGAAAAGAGGAGAGATGATGATACTGAAGGCACGGCCTCACTTGCAGAGCTGGGAAAACGCGACTCCAGCGGACTGTTAAAGACTCCAACGTCTCTTTCTTTCGTGGTTCCCTTTGGACCTCATCTCATTCCTGTTAATTTGGCTCACAAACCCACATACACCTGCCCAAAGGACACATCTTGTTACAGGTACAATGAGCTGTCACGGTGCCAAAGTACATCCCAAGATGAAGATGAACCAAGAAGTGACAATGAACTTCATCAAAGATCCGGTCTGCATGCACATCAGGAAGCAGGAAGTCCAGAAACCTCAGGAGGAGGTGCTGGTTTGCACATATCGACCAATGACATGCTCCAGTTCCTGGTACACCCTGATGTCATCACTCTGGTTACAAGGCTAATCATGTGTCGACAAAGAGAACTCCACTCTTAA